In one Moritella sp. 5 genomic region, the following are encoded:
- a CDS encoding response regulator transcription factor, protein MLDIVIVDDDPQFREMLYYFLSEIEGYNIDFFDTGDGAVEFIIEAQPKLTLLGIQLPHTSGLSILKTLKEQFFDGPIIMVTAYDTELAEINSLALGADDYITKPVRINVLSERIKRQLRLYHLALG, encoded by the coding sequence ATGTTAGACATTGTGATCGTAGATGATGACCCGCAGTTTCGAGAAATGTTGTATTATTTTCTTTCTGAAATAGAAGGTTATAATATCGATTTTTTTGATACTGGTGATGGTGCTGTGGAGTTTATTATTGAAGCTCAGCCTAAACTTACTCTTTTAGGTATACAGCTTCCACATACTTCAGGCTTAAGTATACTTAAAACTTTAAAAGAGCAGTTTTTTGATGGCCCAATCATCATGGTGACTGCCTACGATACTGAGTTAGCTGAAATAAACTCACTTGCTTTAGGGGCTGATGATTACATTACTAAACCGGTTCGCATTAATGTTTTAAGCGAAAGAATAAAGCGCCAACTAAGACTGTATCATTTAGCATTAGGTTGA
- a CDS encoding aryl-sulfate sulfotransferase, which translates to MEANNNLRKFLVTSISLAIGALSANSYANSNSFTIVENDNNDSAFISSVDISGNGLDDIIDKINKVEFEITPKVNAISSAVKASYDITSLTIDNGVLSLPIFALYENYSNQVDITIHYDDAGVLKSVPKSISISTPRFIAPNDTTTTVDDFNSTFESIRVTQKADSNTTYADDYFYLKSLSSPVIMDLDGEVRWMLDYSDLSNKNNATASTFTKGKILLGDGVDVENRGYYSCESGKQCNNLQIIQLDGTRIEDKLTLPGYSDLVFHHNINAGKTDSYLVELHGIKDTSLGQEKGTLLADVKDDATVLKSWNMRDIIKAHIEKEGGNDTGFFANTDWSHMNSAIYSAADDSVIVSLRNSFVMKFDYQTGDIIWVLGDTTRTWANSQYKLDSYNLTSKNGEYPIGQHSLSLDSNGDLLLFNNSRNPDTRAAVHGTSLVQTYSLAKEDMMETEVISSYDDNIYSGICSSVIQSGTNYVINYATATSNTENIIQVINNTGTKLFEAKIDNNNSYFNWCGHAWNLEPIKMNNIEY; encoded by the coding sequence ATGGAAGCAAATAATAACTTACGTAAATTTCTCGTAACTTCAATCTCTCTTGCAATCGGTGCATTAAGCGCTAATTCTTACGCAAATTCGAACAGCTTTACAATTGTTGAAAATGATAATAATGATTCTGCATTTATTTCGTCAGTAGATATAAGTGGTAATGGATTAGATGATATTATTGATAAGATAAATAAAGTCGAATTTGAGATCACGCCGAAAGTAAATGCAATAAGTAGTGCAGTTAAGGCCTCGTACGATATAACGTCATTAACGATAGATAACGGTGTTTTAAGTCTACCTATTTTTGCTTTATACGAAAATTATAGCAATCAAGTGGACATAACTATTCATTATGATGATGCCGGTGTACTAAAATCAGTACCTAAATCAATCAGTATATCAACGCCAAGATTTATAGCTCCGAATGACACTACAACGACTGTTGATGATTTTAATTCAACCTTTGAAAGTATTCGTGTGACACAAAAAGCTGACTCTAATACGACTTATGCAGATGATTATTTTTACCTAAAATCTTTAAGTTCGCCAGTTATCATGGATCTGGATGGTGAAGTAAGGTGGATGCTTGATTATTCAGATTTAAGTAACAAAAATAATGCAACTGCAAGTACCTTTACTAAAGGAAAAATATTGCTGGGTGATGGGGTTGATGTTGAAAACCGTGGTTATTACAGTTGTGAAAGTGGAAAGCAATGTAATAATCTTCAGATTATTCAACTAGATGGAACTAGAATCGAAGATAAGCTAACGCTTCCGGGCTACTCTGATTTGGTTTTTCACCATAATATCAATGCAGGTAAAACGGACAGCTATCTTGTTGAACTTCATGGTATAAAAGACACTAGCCTTGGGCAAGAGAAAGGTACTTTACTTGCTGATGTTAAAGATGATGCGACAGTTTTAAAATCTTGGAATATGCGCGATATTATTAAAGCGCATATTGAAAAAGAGGGAGGAAATGATACCGGATTCTTTGCAAATACTGACTGGTCACATATGAATTCAGCTATATATAGCGCTGCTGATGACTCTGTTATTGTCTCACTTCGAAATAGCTTTGTGATGAAGTTTGATTATCAAACGGGTGATATCATTTGGGTATTAGGCGACACAACTCGAACTTGGGCAAATAGCCAGTATAAATTGGATAGCTACAATTTAACTTCTAAAAATGGTGAGTATCCAATCGGACAGCATAGTTTGTCACTTGATTCAAATGGTGATCTTTTACTTTTTAATAACTCTAGAAATCCTGATACAAGAGCGGCAGTACATGGTACTAGCCTAGTACAGACATACAGTCTCGCTAAAGAAGATATGATGGAAACCGAGGTTATATCGAGCTACGACGATAATATTTATTCAGGCATTTGCTCTAGCGTTATACAGTCTGGTACTAATTATGTAATTAATTATGCAACGGCAACAAGTAACACTGAGAATATTATTCAAGTTATCAATAATACTGGGACTAAATTATTTGAAGCTAAGATCGATAATAATAATAGTTATTTTAACTGGTGTGGACATGCGTGGAACCTAGAGCCTATCAAAATGAATAATATAGAATATTAA